The following proteins are encoded in a genomic region of Catellatospora sp. TT07R-123:
- a CDS encoding phosphotransferase enzyme family protein, which translates to MVAGLVDRLRAAFGWVGPVDVAAGPRGALGQIWRVRVGDDRYALKEIFGRPPSETLLAGELAFAARAAEAGVRVPRSHPDRDGRYLVSAPGGVHLRLYDWVDLGPATAPTTPADLGTLLAGLHRAAPATAHELDGSPPDPWYDHAPAADRFHGAAASGAPWSACLAARLRDLPELCAAVTAAEPEALLLCHRDLHPENVLADPEGRLVVVDWDNLGPADPSRELARALFDWYCDGTPDLDAMRELYAAYRAAGGPGRLTGPADFSMLLAGHLNFLLRQTGVALDPAAEPRHRDWAEREIDETLRLVPSPGQLARVLALLGAAGG; encoded by the coding sequence GTGGTCGCCGGGCTCGTCGACCGGCTGCGGGCGGCGTTCGGCTGGGTCGGGCCGGTCGACGTCGCCGCGGGCCCGCGCGGGGCACTGGGGCAGATCTGGCGGGTACGGGTCGGCGACGACCGGTACGCCCTGAAGGAGATCTTCGGCCGTCCGCCGTCGGAGACGCTGCTCGCCGGGGAACTCGCCTTCGCCGCCCGCGCCGCCGAGGCGGGCGTCCGGGTCCCGCGCAGCCACCCCGACCGCGACGGCCGCTACCTGGTGTCCGCGCCCGGCGGCGTCCACCTGCGCCTCTACGACTGGGTCGACCTGGGGCCCGCCACCGCGCCCACCACCCCCGCCGACCTGGGCACGCTGCTGGCCGGGCTGCACCGCGCCGCCCCGGCGACCGCCCATGAGCTCGACGGCAGCCCACCCGACCCCTGGTACGACCACGCCCCCGCCGCCGACCGCTTCCACGGCGCGGCCGCCTCGGGCGCGCCGTGGTCGGCCTGCCTCGCCGCCCGCCTGCGCGACCTGCCCGAACTGTGCGCGGCGGTGACCGCGGCCGAGCCGGAAGCCCTGCTGCTGTGCCACCGCGACCTGCACCCCGAGAACGTCCTGGCCGACCCCGAGGGCAGGCTGGTCGTGGTCGACTGGGACAACCTCGGCCCGGCCGACCCGTCCCGCGAGCTGGCCCGCGCCCTGTTCGACTGGTACTGCGACGGCACCCCCGACCTCGACGCCATGCGCGAGCTGTACGCGGCGTACCGCGCGGCGGGCGGCCCCGGCCGCCTCACCGGCCCGGCAGACTTCTCGATGCTGCTCGCCGGCCACCTGAACTTCCTGCTCCGGCAGACGGGGGTCGCGCTCGATCCGGCCGCCGAGCCGCGCCATCGCGACTGGGCCGAACGCGAGATCGACGAGACCCTGCGCCTCGTGCCGTCCCCCGGCCAGCTCGCGCGGGTGCTGGCGCTGCTCGGCGCAGCTGGCGGATGA
- a CDS encoding IMP dehydrogenase, whose amino-acid sequence MAQVLSEVSRTFNEYLLLPNRTRTDCAPGNVDLRAPLVRHREGTVSPIELRIPFTSAIMQAVSSPELAIALAREGGLSFLHHNQAIDDQAAAVRRVKNFKAGFVTSDTNVRPDDTLRHLLDVMQRTGHSTAAVTEDGTACGRLVGLVTSRDFHPQRHNLDGPVSGRMIGIADLPHAGAEVTLSEANLRLWEERLDCLPILDAAGNLQYLVFRSDYADNKRYPSQLVDGGKRLRVGAGINTHDYRERVPVLLEAGVDALCFDSSDGYSDWQAEALTWVKKNYPDVPTGGGNVVDGDAFTFLAEAGADFIKVGVGGGSICITRDQKGIGRGQASAVLDVAAARDAFLARTGEYVPVCSDGGLVHDYHVSLALAMGADFVMMGRYFARFDQAPGAKIPTREGFVKEYWGEGSHRARNWQRYGQGGKGLVFEEGVDGFVPYAGDLHEGLAVTTAKIRSTMVSCGSNTLAEFQSTARLTLVSEQSFQESHATVTVRETAGTSI is encoded by the coding sequence GTGGCCCAGGTTCTCAGCGAGGTGTCGCGAACGTTCAACGAATACCTGCTGCTGCCGAATCGGACGAGGACCGACTGCGCCCCGGGCAACGTCGACCTGCGTGCTCCGCTGGTGCGGCACCGCGAGGGCACGGTGTCGCCGATCGAGCTGCGCATCCCGTTCACCTCGGCGATCATGCAGGCGGTCAGCTCGCCGGAGCTGGCGATCGCGCTGGCCCGCGAGGGCGGCCTCAGCTTCCTGCACCACAACCAGGCGATCGACGACCAGGCCGCCGCGGTGCGCCGGGTGAAGAACTTCAAGGCCGGCTTCGTGACCAGCGACACGAACGTGCGGCCCGACGACACGCTGCGCCACCTGCTCGACGTGATGCAGCGCACCGGCCACTCCACCGCGGCCGTGACCGAGGACGGCACCGCCTGCGGCCGCCTGGTCGGCCTGGTCACCTCCCGTGACTTCCACCCGCAGCGGCACAACCTCGACGGCCCGGTCAGCGGCCGCATGATCGGCATCGCCGACCTGCCGCACGCGGGCGCCGAGGTCACCCTGTCGGAGGCGAACCTGCGGCTGTGGGAGGAGCGCCTGGACTGCCTGCCGATCCTCGACGCCGCCGGCAACCTGCAGTACCTGGTCTTCCGCTCCGACTACGCCGACAACAAGCGCTACCCCAGCCAGCTGGTCGACGGCGGTAAGCGGCTGCGCGTGGGCGCGGGCATCAACACCCACGACTACCGCGAGCGGGTGCCGGTGCTGCTGGAGGCGGGTGTCGACGCGCTGTGCTTCGACTCCTCCGACGGCTACAGCGACTGGCAGGCCGAGGCGCTGACCTGGGTGAAGAAGAACTACCCCGACGTGCCGACCGGCGGCGGCAACGTCGTCGACGGCGACGCCTTCACGTTCCTGGCCGAGGCCGGGGCCGACTTCATCAAGGTCGGCGTGGGCGGCGGCTCGATCTGCATCACCCGCGACCAGAAGGGCATCGGCCGCGGCCAGGCCAGCGCGGTGCTCGACGTGGCCGCGGCGCGCGACGCGTTCCTGGCCCGCACCGGCGAGTACGTGCCGGTCTGCTCCGACGGCGGCCTGGTGCACGACTACCACGTGTCGCTGGCGCTGGCGATGGGCGCCGACTTCGTCATGATGGGCCGCTACTTCGCGCGCTTCGACCAGGCGCCGGGTGCCAAGATCCCGACCCGCGAGGGCTTCGTCAAGGAGTACTGGGGCGAGGGCTCGCACCGGGCCCGCAACTGGCAGCGCTACGGCCAGGGCGGCAAGGGCCTGGTCTTCGAGGAGGGCGTGGACGGCTTCGTGCCGTACGCGGGCGACCTGCACGAGGGTCTGGCCGTCACCACCGCGAAGATCAGGTCGACGATGGTGTCGTGCGGCTCGAACACGCTGGCCGAGTTCCAGTCCACCGCCCGGCTCACGCTGGTCTCCGAGCAGAGCTTCCAGGAGAGCCACGCCACCGTGACCGTCCGCGAGACCGCGGGCACCAGCATCTGA
- a CDS encoding serine hydrolase, producing the protein MSSNLSRRAALGGLGLGVAAAVAAAAPAAAAAGDDQARGTGPGHLRRVYERQKTKAGGVWHSHVAALDADGALQTVIADDVDAIVDGYSVQKLAVAVAVMDKVDRGLLQLGQKLDLPGDIILGGSGIYHLQTVWGDDLTIANFLTAMLLVSDNTAVRMCGRVAPALEINEILAAKGFVNTRVIPVANPNRFFLGKTTPAEVHDLLWRLANKTLLSTKSCDFLLGIMRWVNGYHDGTRRNMSSNERSRVAIKYGADFNTLGAGRHEVGIMFDSSGAPALTFAFFADSLGDLDNYGATHPAVEAHAVLGRQLFDSIPAPVAGLAARTARPTIDLTPFREVNGG; encoded by the coding sequence ATGTCCAGCAACCTCTCCCGCCGAGCCGCCCTCGGCGGGCTCGGTCTCGGCGTGGCCGCGGCCGTGGCCGCCGCCGCCCCGGCCGCGGCCGCCGCAGGCGACGACCAGGCCCGCGGCACCGGCCCCGGCCACCTGCGCCGGGTCTACGAGCGCCAGAAGACCAAGGCCGGCGGCGTATGGCACTCCCACGTCGCCGCGCTCGACGCCGACGGCGCCCTCCAGACGGTCATCGCCGACGACGTCGACGCGATCGTCGACGGATACAGCGTGCAGAAGCTCGCCGTGGCCGTGGCGGTCATGGACAAGGTCGACCGCGGGCTGCTCCAGCTGGGACAGAAGCTCGACCTGCCCGGCGACATCATCCTCGGCGGCAGCGGCATCTACCACCTGCAGACGGTCTGGGGCGACGACCTGACGATCGCGAACTTCCTCACCGCGATGCTGCTGGTCTCGGACAACACCGCGGTGCGGATGTGCGGCCGGGTGGCGCCCGCGCTGGAGATCAACGAGATCCTGGCGGCCAAGGGGTTCGTCAACACCCGGGTGATCCCGGTGGCCAACCCCAACCGCTTCTTCCTCGGCAAGACGACCCCGGCCGAGGTGCACGACCTGCTGTGGCGGCTGGCGAACAAGACCCTGCTGTCGACGAAGTCGTGCGACTTCCTGCTCGGCATCATGCGCTGGGTCAACGGCTACCACGACGGCACCCGGCGCAACATGTCGTCGAACGAGCGCAGCCGCGTCGCGATCAAGTACGGCGCGGACTTCAACACCCTCGGGGCCGGCCGCCACGAGGTCGGCATCATGTTCGACAGCTCGGGTGCGCCCGCGCTGACGTTCGCCTTCTTCGCCGACTCGCTCGGTGACCTGGACAACTACGGCGCCACCCACCCGGCGGTCGAGGCGCACGCCGTCCTCGGGCGGCAGCTGTTCGACTCCATTCCGGCGCCGGTGGCAGGGCTCGCGGCCCGTACGGCGCGGCCGACGATCGACCTGACGCCGTTCCGTGAGGTGAACGGCGGCTGA